Proteins encoded together in one Pseudomonas sp. TCU-HL1 window:
- the lapD gene encoding cyclic di-GMP receptor LapD, translated as MSLFKQLLIAICLFLVVAFSGSFVVGLESSREQYVNQLRSHAQDAATALGLSLTPHIDDPAMVELMVSSIFDSGYFEHIRVVELESGKVLVERTGVPDAVGAQVPQWFVDLIDLRSAGGDAIVSRGWQQAARVEVQSHPLFALARLWQSALGSLGWLLACGLASAGLGAVLLRRQLKPLDYMVEQSHAIARREFLSLPELPRTPELRRVVQAMNQMVEKLKALFQEQAERSERLRDEAYRDSLTGLANRRYFEMQLQARLGAEDQASAGYLLLLRVHDLASLNQRLGGQRTDQLLLAVAELLSQVAAGQGAGQLVARSRGGDFALLVPGLVAEEAEQLAQRLDSGLANLVSTGAADALPVAHMGLVPFSPRDELACLLRLADEALAKAESQTERSWATLTQGEAPSVGDERHAWHQLLGKALAQRQVQLYFQPVVECRDRHRVLHYKVLSRLCDERGEHIPAGRFLPWLQRFGWMARLDLLMLERVLEQMAGHGETLALNLSGALLREPQQLEKAFELLRKHSQFASRLVLELEEDQLPEQAVLEQLTRRLRELGFGLSLQHFGGRFSMIGNLARLGLAYLKVDGSYIRAIDLEADKRLFIEAMQRAAHSIDLPLIAERVETEGELDVLRGMGIQGVQGQLFGAPAPWR; from the coding sequence ATGTCTCTGTTCAAACAGTTATTGATCGCCATCTGCCTGTTCCTGGTGGTCGCCTTCAGCGGTAGCTTCGTGGTTGGCCTGGAGAGCTCGCGGGAGCAGTACGTCAACCAGCTGCGCTCCCACGCCCAGGATGCGGCGACCGCGCTGGGGTTATCGCTGACCCCGCACATCGATGACCCGGCGATGGTCGAGTTGATGGTCAGCTCCATCTTCGACAGCGGGTATTTCGAGCACATCCGTGTCGTCGAGCTGGAGAGCGGCAAGGTGCTGGTGGAGCGCACCGGCGTGCCCGATGCAGTGGGCGCCCAGGTTCCGCAGTGGTTCGTTGATTTGATTGACCTGCGCTCGGCCGGTGGCGACGCCATCGTCAGCCGTGGCTGGCAGCAGGCCGCTCGGGTGGAGGTACAGAGCCATCCGCTGTTCGCTCTTGCCCGGCTCTGGCAAAGCGCGCTGGGCAGCCTTGGCTGGCTGCTGGCCTGCGGCCTGGCCAGCGCCGGACTCGGCGCCGTCCTGTTGCGTCGTCAGCTGAAGCCGCTGGACTACATGGTCGAGCAGTCCCACGCCATAGCCCGTCGCGAATTTCTCAGCCTGCCGGAATTGCCACGTACGCCGGAACTGCGTCGCGTGGTCCAGGCGATGAACCAGATGGTGGAGAAGCTCAAGGCGCTGTTCCAGGAACAGGCCGAGCGCAGCGAGCGCCTGCGAGACGAGGCTTATCGGGACAGCCTGACGGGCCTGGCCAACCGTCGGTATTTCGAGATGCAGTTGCAGGCGCGCTTGGGCGCCGAAGACCAGGCCAGCGCGGGCTACCTGCTGCTGCTACGGGTGCATGATCTGGCCAGCCTCAACCAGCGTCTGGGCGGCCAGCGTACCGACCAGTTGCTGCTGGCGGTGGCCGAGCTGTTGTCGCAGGTGGCAGCGGGGCAGGGCGCTGGCCAACTGGTAGCGCGCAGCCGGGGTGGCGATTTCGCCTTGCTGGTGCCGGGGCTGGTAGCCGAAGAGGCTGAACAGCTGGCGCAGCGCCTCGATAGCGGCCTGGCCAACCTGGTAAGTACCGGTGCGGCCGATGCCTTGCCGGTGGCGCACATGGGTCTCGTGCCGTTCAGCCCAAGGGACGAACTTGCCTGTCTGCTGCGCCTGGCCGACGAGGCACTGGCCAAGGCGGAAAGCCAGACCGAACGGAGCTGGGCCACCTTGACCCAGGGCGAGGCGCCGAGCGTGGGCGATGAGCGCCATGCCTGGCACCAACTGCTCGGCAAGGCCCTGGCGCAGCGGCAAGTCCAGCTCTATTTCCAGCCGGTGGTGGAGTGCCGGGATCGGCACCGGGTCCTGCATTACAAGGTGCTGTCGCGCCTGTGTGACGAGCGTGGCGAGCACATTCCGGCGGGGCGTTTCCTGCCGTGGCTGCAGCGGTTCGGTTGGATGGCGCGCCTCGACCTGCTCATGCTCGAGCGGGTGCTGGAACAGATGGCCGGCCACGGCGAGACCCTGGCACTCAATCTGTCCGGCGCCCTGCTGCGGGAACCGCAGCAACTGGAAAAGGCCTTCGAGCTGCTGCGCAAACATTCGCAGTTTGCTTCACGTCTGGTGCTGGAGCTGGAAGAGGATCAGTTGCCGGAACAGGCCGTACTGGAACAGCTCACCCGGCGTCTGCGGGAGCTGGGGTTCGGCCTCAGCCTGCAACACTTCGGCGGCCGCTTCAGCATGATCGGCAACCTGGCTCGCCTGGGCCTGGCTTACCTCAAGGTCGACGGCAGCTACATCCGTGCCATCGATTTGGAGGCCGACAAGCGCCTGTTCATCGAGGCCATGCAGCGCGCAGCCCACAGCATCGACCTGCCACTGATCGCCGAGCGTGTGGAGACGGAAGGGGAGCTGGACGTGCTGCGGGGAATGGGCATTCAGGGCGTACAGGGCCAACTGTTTGGTGCGCCGGCGCCCTGGCGCTAG
- a CDS encoding tryptophan synthase subunit beta, whose translation MLYIQRDEVGNLVRVEAAGFDEMTGTLPADDQEIQAWYANLAMQSSLLQLKQSDLDMIRVLDDLITALMAKGVIRITDLPPAAQSKLLSRNQAREALGGISRLIVEEEEEAGSGLI comes from the coding sequence ATGCTCTACATCCAGCGCGACGAAGTAGGGAATCTGGTTCGCGTCGAAGCGGCCGGGTTCGACGAAATGACGGGGACGCTGCCCGCCGACGACCAGGAGATCCAGGCCTGGTACGCCAACCTGGCGATGCAAAGCAGCCTGCTGCAACTGAAGCAGAGTGACCTGGACATGATCCGGGTGCTTGACGACCTGATCACGGCGCTGATGGCCAAAGGCGTCATCCGCATCACCGACCTGCCACCGGCCGCGCAATCCAAGCTGCTCAGCCGGAACCAGGCACGGGAAGCGCTGGGTGGTATCTCGCGGCTGATCGTCGAAGAAGAGGAAGAAGCGGGATCGGGGCTGATCTGA
- the lapG gene encoding cysteine protease LapG produces MPALVAALLPALLTGVLQADWDFTLISRRAENLYGPLGPGKQRIDDWQAMLGRLAGVNEQKQLEEVNRFFNAKLRFTDDISLWDQTDYWATPVQALRIGAGDCEDFAIAKYFSLRQLGVPSEKLRITYVKALRLNQAHMVLTYYASPDAMPLVLDNLVGAILPANQRIDLLPVYAFNAEGLWLAGSGRGKQVGDAKRLSRWQELLKKMKAEGFPVEPAR; encoded by the coding sequence ATGCCGGCCCTGGTGGCGGCGTTGTTGCCGGCACTGCTCACGGGAGTGTTGCAGGCTGACTGGGACTTCACTCTGATCAGCCGGCGCGCTGAGAACCTCTACGGCCCCCTCGGACCCGGCAAGCAACGCATCGACGACTGGCAGGCCATGCTCGGGCGCCTTGCCGGTGTCAATGAGCAGAAGCAGCTGGAAGAGGTGAACCGCTTCTTCAACGCCAAGCTGCGTTTCACCGACGACATCAGCCTCTGGGACCAGACGGACTACTGGGCCACCCCGGTACAGGCCCTGCGTATCGGTGCCGGCGACTGTGAAGACTTCGCCATCGCCAAGTACTTCAGCCTGCGGCAGCTCGGCGTGCCCAGCGAGAAGCTGCGCATTACCTACGTCAAGGCGCTGCGCCTGAACCAGGCGCATATGGTGCTGACCTACTACGCCTCGCCCGACGCGATGCCGCTGGTGCTGGACAACCTGGTCGGCGCCATCCTCCCCGCCAACCAGCGTATCGACTTGCTGCCGGTCTACGCCTTCAACGCCGAGGGGCTGTGGCTGGCCGGCAGCGGTCGGGGCAAGCAGGTTGGGGACGCCAAGCGCCTGTCGCGCTGGCAGGAATTGCTCAAGAAGATGAAGGCCGAAGGGTTCCCGGTGGAACCGGCCCGATAG
- a CDS encoding DUF1145 domain-containing protein has product MMHLPSFLKGALAMFWLVALFNLIYPFGEPLHQPLLLAAGAILLAHVGETVLFNRRLKARPFPWVERLQVLLFGFLHLRGLR; this is encoded by the coding sequence ATCATGCACTTGCCATCCTTCCTCAAGGGCGCCCTGGCCATGTTCTGGCTGGTGGCGCTGTTCAACCTCATCTATCCGTTCGGTGAGCCGCTGCACCAGCCCTTGCTGCTGGCGGCCGGCGCGATCCTGCTGGCCCATGTGGGCGAGACCGTTCTGTTCAATCGCAGGCTCAAGGCGCGGCCGTTCCCCTGGGTCGAGCGCCTGCAGGTGCTGCTGTTCGGCTTCCTCCACTTGCGCGGCTTGCGCTGA
- a CDS encoding alkyl/aryl-sulfatase, with the protein MRITTRFSGLLLVAALPLGADAALPKETIQPSINAELAEHTKHFSEKVYRIADNVYSAVGWNLANSVMIEAPEGLIIVDTGESAEQSRKVLAEFRKISDKPIRAIVYTHFHPDHINGVKGFVSEEQVKSGEVQIYAQETLLENVITQGALVGPILGMRSGYSFGAALPDTDKKDMNAGLGPLAHEGKSTFITPTITFKDKLDTTIAGLPVQFLHVPSEAPDEIVLFLPQNRVLISAEVTQGPTLPNIHTLRGTKFRDPVVWVNSLDKLRAFQADYMVPLHGQPVSGKDKVEEVLRMTRDAIAYVHDQTVRWMNKGLTPDELVEKVKLPSYLAGYTPYLREYYGTVKHSVRQIYQGYLGWFQGDPVDLDPTPPMEKAKRLVDMMGGREKVLLAAGEAYLKGDYQWAAELSSYAIRIDHDDQLAREIKARSFRRLGYASMNINWRNWYLMSAMELEGKLDGDAALHLSQGMRNAFLSDDMLKNLPARIFLQNWVTRIDPEKSADVNLTLGFVFPDINEEWALEVRRGVAELHKGIPEGTTLKLTFDKTYLDTVISGQNSLLKGAVLGDVKTDGNLLDIKTFLGCFDFEEAAIALTVR; encoded by the coding sequence ATGCGCATCACCACCCGTTTCAGCGGCCTGCTGCTGGTCGCTGCACTGCCACTGGGCGCCGACGCCGCATTGCCGAAAGAGACCATCCAGCCCAGCATCAACGCTGAGCTGGCCGAGCACACCAAGCACTTCAGCGAAAAGGTCTACAGGATTGCCGACAACGTCTATTCGGCGGTGGGCTGGAACCTCGCCAACAGCGTGATGATCGAGGCACCCGAAGGGCTGATCATCGTCGACACCGGTGAGTCGGCCGAGCAGTCGCGCAAGGTGTTGGCGGAGTTCCGCAAGATCAGCGACAAGCCGATAAGGGCCATTGTCTACACCCACTTCCACCCGGACCACATCAACGGCGTGAAAGGCTTCGTCAGCGAAGAGCAGGTGAAGAGCGGCGAGGTGCAGATCTATGCCCAGGAAACCCTGCTGGAGAACGTGATCACCCAGGGTGCGCTGGTCGGCCCCATTCTCGGCATGCGCTCGGGTTACAGCTTCGGTGCGGCGCTGCCGGATACCGACAAGAAGGACATGAACGCCGGCCTCGGCCCGCTGGCCCATGAGGGCAAGTCCACCTTCATCACGCCCACCATCACCTTCAAGGACAAGCTCGACACCACCATCGCCGGCCTGCCGGTGCAGTTCCTCCACGTACCCAGCGAAGCGCCGGACGAAATCGTGCTGTTCCTGCCGCAGAACCGGGTGCTGATCAGCGCCGAAGTGACCCAGGGGCCGACCCTGCCGAACATCCACACCCTGCGTGGCACCAAGTTCCGCGACCCGGTGGTGTGGGTGAACAGCCTCGACAAGCTGCGCGCCTTCCAGGCCGATTACATGGTGCCGCTGCACGGCCAGCCGGTGTCCGGCAAGGACAAGGTGGAGGAAGTGCTGCGGATGACTCGCGATGCCATCGCCTATGTCCATGACCAGACCGTGCGCTGGATGAACAAGGGACTGACGCCGGACGAACTCGTGGAGAAGGTCAAGCTCCCGTCCTACCTCGCCGGCTACACCCCCTACCTGCGTGAGTATTACGGCACTGTGAAGCACAGTGTGCGGCAGATCTACCAGGGCTACCTGGGCTGGTTCCAGGGCGACCCGGTGGACCTCGACCCGACCCCGCCGATGGAGAAGGCCAAGCGCCTGGTGGACATGATGGGTGGCCGCGAGAAGGTGCTGCTGGCGGCTGGCGAGGCCTACCTCAAGGGTGACTATCAATGGGCCGCCGAACTGTCGAGCTACGCCATCCGCATCGACCACGACGACCAGTTGGCCCGCGAGATCAAGGCGCGCAGCTTCCGTCGCCTGGGTTACGCCAGCATGAACATCAACTGGCGCAACTGGTACCTGATGAGCGCCATGGAGCTGGAAGGCAAGCTGGATGGCGACGCCGCGCTGCATCTGTCCCAGGGCATGCGCAACGCCTTCCTCTCCGACGACATGCTGAAGAACCTGCCGGCGCGCATCTTCCTGCAGAACTGGGTGACCCGCATCGACCCGGAAAAGAGCGCCGACGTGAACCTGACCCTGGGCTTCGTGTTTCCCGACATCAATGAAGAGTGGGCACTGGAAGTGCGCCGCGGCGTAGCTGAGTTGCACAAGGGCATTCCTGAAGGCACCACGCTCAAGCTGACTTTCGACAAGACCTATCTCGATACCGTCATCAGTGGCCAGAACAGCCTGCTCAAGGGGGCGGTTCTGGGCGATGTGAAGACGGACGGCAACCTGCTGGACATCAAGACCTTCCTCGGTTGCTTCGATTTCGAGGAGGCGGCCATTGCCCTGACCGTGCGTTGA